The following proteins come from a genomic window of Hymenobacter canadensis:
- a CDS encoding C40 family peptidase has translation MKNPLLYCLAAASMALSFFFEHTPSATTASAPVAAEASLFAGFSLGEEEKPAAAASDSAAYDYYGQALGLHLARTENTTLLRTVLDWMGTPYRYGSNSKSGTDCSGFVTRVFKEVYGITLQRSSRSMFSSVKHVAKTEMETGDLVFFRRGPGQPIYHVGIYLKDGKFAHSACNGGVMVSSLSQAYYQRNFYAAGRVATN, from the coding sequence ATGAAGAACCCACTCCTGTATTGCCTCGCCGCGGCCTCCATGGCCCTGTCTTTCTTCTTCGAACACACTCCTAGCGCCACCACCGCCTCAGCCCCAGTTGCTGCCGAAGCGTCTTTATTCGCCGGTTTCTCCCTCGGTGAGGAAGAGAAGCCCGCCGCAGCCGCCAGCGACTCGGCCGCCTACGACTACTACGGGCAGGCCCTGGGCCTGCACCTCGCCCGCACTGAAAACACCACCCTGCTGCGCACCGTGCTGGACTGGATGGGCACCCCCTACCGCTACGGCAGCAACTCCAAAAGCGGCACCGACTGCTCCGGTTTCGTGACCCGCGTCTTCAAGGAAGTATACGGCATCACGCTGCAGCGCAGTTCCCGCTCCATGTTCAGCAGCGTGAAGCACGTGGCCAAAACCGAAATGGAAACCGGCGACCTAGTATTCTTCCGTCGGGGTCCGGGCCAGCCCATTTACCACGTAGGCATCTACCTCAAAGACGGCAAGTTTGCCCACTCAGCCTGCAACGGCGGCGTGATGGTCAGCTCGCTTAGCCAGGCTTACTACCAGCGCAACTTCTACGCCGCTGGCCGGGTTGCCACCAACTAG
- a CDS encoding SDR family NAD(P)-dependent oxidoreductase: MEQRFKNKVCFVTGATSGIGQAVAMQMGREGGRIAVLGRDAQDGRAIVREIKAAGGEAIFIRTDVGRDAQLVAAVNKTLAAWGQIDVLVSNAAMMTFEPILKLDPKDWDTLMNVNLRSLFRLTQLCLPHMKHGSIVAVSSVHAHQTTPHVVPYAASKGAMEAFVRGLSQEIPHTHARINAVAPGAVDTPMLWSNPNVKSGKEKITGQVGTPAELAATICFLASPEASFINGTTLVADGGRLAAL; the protein is encoded by the coding sequence ATGGAGCAACGTTTCAAGAATAAAGTGTGCTTCGTGACGGGCGCAACCTCAGGCATTGGGCAGGCTGTGGCCATGCAGATGGGCCGCGAGGGTGGCCGCATCGCCGTATTGGGCCGCGACGCCCAGGACGGCCGCGCCATTGTGCGCGAAATCAAAGCCGCTGGTGGCGAGGCCATCTTCATCCGTACCGACGTCGGCCGCGACGCCCAGCTGGTGGCCGCCGTCAACAAAACGCTGGCTGCCTGGGGCCAGATTGATGTGCTGGTCAGCAACGCGGCCATGATGACTTTTGAGCCTATTCTCAAGCTCGACCCCAAAGACTGGGATACGCTCATGAACGTGAACCTGCGCAGCCTGTTCCGACTTACGCAACTGTGTTTGCCGCACATGAAGCACGGCAGCATTGTGGCCGTCAGCTCGGTGCATGCCCACCAGACTACGCCGCATGTGGTGCCCTACGCCGCCAGCAAAGGCGCCATGGAAGCCTTCGTGCGCGGCCTCAGCCAGGAAATTCCGCACACCCACGCCCGCATCAATGCCGTGGCCCCCGGTGCCGTAGACACGCCCATGCTCTGGAGCAACCCCAACGTCAAAAGCGGCAAGGAGAAGATTACCGGCCAGGTGGGCACGCCCGCCGAGCTGGCCGCCACCATCTGTTTCCTGGCCTCGCCCGAAGCCAGCTTCATCAACGGTACCACCCTGGTAGCCGATGGCGGCCGGCTGGCGGCGTTGTAG
- a CDS encoding ArsO family NAD(P)H-dependent flavin-containing monooxygenase encodes MPEPADLMQTPTAIDVLVIGAGQSGLAVGYYLRRVGLSFVLLDDQPQPGGAWQHGWDSLRLFSPADASSLPGWLMPRPPDNGFPARAAVIDYLTQYEARYALLVRRPVRVAGVRRLTAGFVVQTDAGTWQARAVVCATGSWSQPYIPPYPGRETFAGVQLHSARYQDATPFAGKRVLVVGGGNSGAQVLAEMSRVAKTTWVTEQEPRFLPDDVDGRVLFMQATQRYHAQVGAAPLPPPTLGDVVMVDSVREARRRGALGSVRPFARFTATGVVWQGGREEAVDAVIWCTGFRPALPFLAGLGVVLADGRVATAGTRATAAPGLWLVGYGSWTGFASATLIGVGRSARATVDEIKEFLAAPEA; translated from the coding sequence ATGCCTGAACCAGCTGACCTGATGCAGACACCCACAGCTATTGACGTACTGGTAATCGGGGCCGGGCAGAGCGGGCTGGCCGTGGGCTACTACCTGCGCCGGGTCGGCCTCTCCTTCGTGCTGCTCGACGACCAGCCCCAACCCGGCGGCGCGTGGCAGCACGGCTGGGACTCGCTGCGCCTGTTCTCGCCGGCCGATGCCAGCTCCCTGCCCGGCTGGCTCATGCCCCGCCCACCCGACAACGGTTTCCCCGCCCGCGCCGCCGTTATCGACTACCTCACGCAGTACGAAGCGCGCTATGCCCTGCTGGTGCGGCGGCCCGTGCGCGTGGCCGGCGTACGCCGGCTGACGGCGGGCTTCGTCGTGCAGACCGACGCCGGAACGTGGCAGGCGCGGGCCGTGGTGTGCGCCACCGGCAGCTGGAGCCAGCCCTACATCCCGCCCTACCCCGGCCGCGAAACATTTGCCGGCGTGCAGCTGCATTCGGCCCGATACCAGGATGCCACCCCCTTCGCCGGCAAACGGGTGCTGGTGGTGGGCGGGGGCAATTCCGGGGCCCAGGTGCTGGCCGAAATGTCGAGGGTGGCCAAAACGACCTGGGTCACGGAACAGGAGCCGCGCTTCCTGCCCGACGACGTGGACGGCCGGGTGCTGTTCATGCAGGCCACGCAGCGCTACCACGCCCAGGTCGGCGCGGCTCCACTCCCGCCCCCCACCCTCGGCGACGTGGTGATGGTGGACTCGGTGCGTGAAGCCCGCCGCCGGGGCGCCCTTGGCAGCGTGCGGCCTTTTGCGCGGTTCACGGCCACGGGCGTGGTCTGGCAAGGCGGGCGGGAAGAAGCCGTGGATGCCGTTATCTGGTGCACGGGCTTCCGGCCGGCGCTGCCGTTTCTGGCGGGTCTGGGTGTGGTGCTGGCCGATGGCCGCGTGGCCACCGCAGGCACCCGCGCCACTGCCGCCCCCGGCCTGTGGCTGGTCGGCTACGGCTCCTGGACGGGGTTTGCCTCCGCCACGCTTATTGGCGTAGGCCGCTCGGCCCGGGCTACCGTCGATGAAATCAAGGAGTTTCTGGCGGCTCCGGAAGCCTGA
- a CDS encoding arsenate reductase ArsC, with protein sequence MTPKNILVLCTGNSCRSQLLHGYLASMLGQRAAVYSAGVEVHGLNPRAVRVLAEDGLDISQHTSNHVDEYAAVPFDYVITVCDHAHEVCPVFPASARKRHHNFPDPAKATGTDEEVMQQFRMVRDQIKAYAQAFVREEFA encoded by the coding sequence ATGACTCCGAAAAACATTCTGGTGCTGTGCACCGGCAATTCCTGCCGCAGCCAGCTGCTGCACGGCTATCTGGCCAGTATGCTGGGCCAGCGCGCCGCCGTGTACAGCGCCGGCGTGGAAGTGCACGGCCTGAACCCGCGGGCCGTGCGCGTGCTGGCCGAAGATGGCCTCGACATCAGCCAGCACACCAGCAACCACGTGGACGAGTACGCCGCCGTGCCGTTCGACTACGTCATCACCGTCTGCGACCATGCCCACGAAGTGTGCCCGGTATTTCCTGCCTCGGCCCGAAAACGGCACCACAACTTCCCCGACCCGGCCAAAGCCACAGGCACTGACGAGGAAGTGATGCAGCAGTTTCGGATGGTGCGCGACCAGATAAAAGCTTACGCCCAGGCTTTCGTGCGGGAGGAATTTGCGTAG
- a CDS encoding DUF6428 family protein codes for MKISEMKHALAGLEAVSFRLPDGTQLPAHFHVTEVGLVSKHFIDCGGVERRETVANFQLWEAGDYDHRLAPQKFLHILNLSEKILGPDDLDIEVEYQQATIGKFGLRFDGQDFHLTPKQTACLAQDACGIPAAFIPLGQLQPATCTPGGGCC; via the coding sequence ATGAAAATATCCGAAATGAAGCACGCTCTGGCGGGCCTGGAGGCCGTCAGTTTCCGGCTGCCCGATGGCACGCAGCTGCCCGCGCACTTCCACGTCACGGAAGTGGGGTTGGTGAGCAAGCATTTTATCGACTGCGGCGGCGTGGAACGGCGCGAAACGGTGGCCAACTTCCAGCTCTGGGAAGCCGGCGACTACGACCACCGGCTGGCCCCGCAGAAATTTCTGCACATCCTGAATCTGTCGGAGAAAATCCTGGGGCCCGATGACCTCGACATTGAGGTGGAGTACCAGCAGGCTACCATCGGCAAGTTCGGCCTGCGCTTCGACGGCCAGGATTTTCACCTCACGCCCAAGCAAACCGCCTGCCTGGCCCAGGATGCCTGCGGCATTCCGGCGGCTTTCATTCCGCTGGGCCAGCTGCAGCCGGCCACCTGCACGCCGGGCGGCGGGTGCTGCTAG
- a CDS encoding ArsR/SmtB family transcription factor yields the protein MTYAKTAAFTEEQQQLARVAKALAHPARVAIIQLLASKQTCISGDIAAELPLSRTTVSQHLQELKALDLIRGEIDGLTVCYCLNTELLRQVQQQFAAFFIEATSSSACGPTDACGC from the coding sequence ATGACCTACGCCAAAACCGCCGCCTTCACCGAGGAGCAACAGCAGCTGGCCCGGGTGGCCAAGGCGCTGGCCCACCCGGCCCGCGTGGCCATCATCCAGCTGCTGGCCAGCAAGCAAACCTGCATTTCCGGCGACATTGCCGCCGAGCTGCCCCTGTCGCGCACCACCGTGTCGCAGCATCTGCAGGAGCTGAAGGCGCTGGATCTGATCCGGGGCGAAATCGACGGGCTGACCGTGTGCTACTGCCTCAACACGGAGCTGCTGCGCCAAGTGCAGCAGCAGTTCGCCGCCTTCTTTATCGAGGCCACCAGCAGTTCTGCCTGCGGCCCAACCGATGCCTGCGGCTGCTAG